The segment GCCCAGTGGAAGCAGTCTCAGTGACCTCCTGGACACGGGGGTGCAGTCTCTACAACGCTGGGACCTGTGCTCACAGCTTCAGTGAGGTCTGTGGTCTCTTCTCTAGGCAGATTGCAAAATACCCCATTCCAAGTACTGTTCTGTTTGATCAAAACAACTCCCTTCCAACAAAGTGACTGAACGGACAGCTGGGTAGGATCATTGCTGTTCTGTGTCACTAACATTCCCCATCACTAATACTTAATAAGCAATGGAATCAGAATACGGCAGCTGGACCGCACACACAGCTACTTCACCTCACATAAGCTTTCCTTAGGTGGAAAGTTCCTCCAACCACtaaggacatctttttctctAAGAAGTGATTCTACCCACAAAACACTTGGGTAAGGCCACAGCAAAGGAAGTCAAAGGGACAGAGCAGCTGGGTCTGAGTGCTTATGTCATCTTTTCTTGGTGTCTGAGGTACAAACAGGAGACTGTGAATTGACCACAGACACTTAGATTCTACAGCAGCTCTCTGCTCACTGGATATCTACCGATTATTTTAAGTTCATCTCTGGGGCACAGTCTTCACAAGTCACACCACAGACACAGGTGACTAAGTTCTACttaaagaaaattctaattcCTTGGGCTACATAAAGCCTTAAAAGGAACTGTTGTCTGGAATTTCCCTTTAGAGTATTaggaagaagctgcctgcaaagGTTTTCTTCGGCCCCCCTTTCTTTAAGAGCCCCTATTCAACTAGTTCTGATTTTAACTCGTAGATCTAAAAGGCCTGATTGCAAagttgtaaagttttttttttttgcctgaataATGTGCCAACTTTACCAAAAGCAGggttattataaaaatgttaaacacGGAAAAGAAGATTGTAAAATCATCTATATAGAAATCAGTGATCTGAGAACCAACAATATAAGTATCTTTTTTATAAAAAGCAGTATAAAAATTAGTACCCTGTCTCAATCCTACAAAACAGGAATAGGAAGGTTGTAAAAATCCAAATTTTGCAAAATTTATTGCCAAACTGTGTGTCTGAATGCTGGTGATTTAGATTAccaaattttcttccatttccttaaaAGAACTTCTGAAACTACAAAAGATACTGAACAGGGTCCCAACCAAAAAAAGCCAAGTTAACAGAACGTTCATCAGAACCAGCTCCCCTAGCTCTCAAGacgattttgttgttgttgtttttggagAGAAAATCATCACTTCCATGattcctgaaaagaaaaaaggctttGGAAAATTCCCGCCCACCACCCCCAGTGGCCCTCTCAGGCGGAGGCCGGCGCACACTCCGGCTCCAGCGGGCTCCCAGGGTCCTCCGCAGAGGCCGCCCTGTTGAGCCTGCCGACCGCCGCCTGCCAGCCGGGAACCCTCTTGGTGGCCATGTGGCGCCGGGCGTGCTTCGTCAGGTGGTCGCTGCGCATGAAACGCCGGTCGCACACTGGGCACACGAACTTCTTCTCCCCGGTGTGAGTTCTGCGGTGGCGCGAGAGTTCATCTGAACGGGCAAATTTCTTGTTACAGCCGTCCCAGCTGCAGCCGAAAGGCTTCTCTCCTGAGGGGCAAGGAAACAGAAACGTAAATGCCCAGCACCTTACTGGACACGTTAACTcatgttgttttaaaattctgtgcaTGAAAACCTAAGAGGCAAGTAATATTCCGTTATTCCGGGAACAGGTTATTTGCAGGTCAAGAAATCGTTCAAGACGCGTTTCTTCCTGGCACACCTAAAACGCAACGTGTCAGGGGCCCAAGATGTTGAATTAATCTaatctttgttgttatttttgaactttctattttgtattggggtgcagccgattaacaatgctgtgacagtttcaggtgaacagggaagggactcagccattcataCATGTGTATCCATTCCCCCCCAAAccaccctcccatccaggctgccacataactctgagcagagttccctgtgctgtccagtaggACTTCGGTGGTCATTCACTCTGAacagagcagtgtgtacatgtccatcccaaactccctaaccatcccGTCCCCCTGCCGATCATAAgttcgttttctaagtctgtaagtctctttctgtttcataagtaagttcatctgtatcatttcttttcagattccacatataagggatgccataccatgttttcaaattaaaatctcTGACTGTGAACTTGGGGTAGGAGCAAGATTCTTGAAAAGAAtcaattcctaaaaaaaaaaaaaaaagtaagtaaaagaaGAATTCCTTTGCTCTCTGAAGCTGCAGATCTTTAAAAAACCCTCCCAGGACCTTCATGACTTCTCAGCATCATTAACTCCATCTTCGTGTCTGTTATTACACTGACAATGAGGTTAATCACAAGACTGGGGAGAATTCTAATAGCTAACCTCTTGTTGTCACAAGCTTCGTGCGTCTGTCACTCGCTCCATTTCAGAGCAGCTGGCAGCTGTCCCACCTGCACCGGGTCTCCCCGGAGGTACGGAGGGGAGCCAGGGAGCACCTGTCTGCAAAGTCCTCCCGGCCCTTTCCTGCCTCCCAAGGCCCTCGCCTCAACCAGGCTGTGACCATCATACACCACTCGTGCAACTTTGTGAACGGATCTGTTAAATGCTGTTGCGTACGGTCATGACCTTCCTCCTAGAAGGTTTACACCTTGTCTAGTTCATCCATCTATGTACAGTTTAGCTCCCCCGGCACAGCACTTTGTATGAGAGGTGGTGAATAAATGGTTCTGAGTGAATGAGTGCTGAAGAGACATCAACTAAATCTTTGGTATTTTCAAAGCAAATTTAACAGGAAAATTCAGCATCCCAGTCGGTTTTTATGAACCACTCTAAGGGCTTGCATTTCTTGGATTTCAAAGACCCCGTGTTGAAAGCATAAGGTGACCTGTTTCCAGGAAAACGCCACTGGTGGCAGCGTACCAGGTGGCCAGATGTTGCAGAGAGACAACATCTGCAACATTTGGTGTGGGATTTATAAAGTGTCCCATGTTTTCAACTTAGCAAAAATGTAGCCTTTGCCCACTCTACCTTATCCTAAGGAAAACATTTCCAGGTTGGTACAGTGAAAAACCATCTTATCCAGCATAAACTTACCCAAGGTTTCTATTTCTTATGAAAACTCCAACTCAGTGTGTACAAAGTAGCACCAGAATTTGTTTCTTCAGAGCCTTTATGGTTCCTGACACTTAAGAACTTTGGGAAACCTGAAGACAGCTTGCTTGATCACCTTATTTCATGCCATCCTATCAGTATTTCTACCAAGGGAAGCTGACCAAAATGAACAGTAAGACGTCATCCCACTGCATCCCCAGATGTGGAATCTGTGTTTGGATGTGATCTGAAGCTCACCTCAGTAGTCTCAGTGAGAAGTAGAGCTGCCAAGTCAAGGAGCCCCTTAGAGGTACCTGTTCACGCTAACCCTGCAGCACCAATAATCAATCATGACTTTAACTAGAGTCAGGTTCCTAAGACAGACACCGAGTGTATACTCAGTGAGATCAgacaagtatgctgctgctgctactaagtcgcttcagtcgtgtccaactctatgtgaccccacagacagcagcccaccaggctccgccatccctaggattctccaggcaagaacactggagtgggttgccatttccttctccaatgcatgaaagtgaaaagtgaaagtgaaaagtgaaagtgaagtcactcagtcatgtccgactcttctcgaccccacggactgcagcctaccaggctcctccgtccatgggagtttccaggcaagagtactggagtggggtgccattgccttctccatcagacaAGTACACAAGTAACTAAAACACAAAGTGAGAACGTGGTGAAAAACACAGCAAACCACTAGGGgcaaagaaaggaggagagatgAGGAAATACTTTAAGAACTGGCTCTTACAGGGTTTTCAGTAAGTACACACGTGTCTCACAGGGTTTTCAGTAAGTACAGACGGGCAGAGGGTGAACAGGGGCATCGtggggctgcagagagaaggTGAAGCCAGAGAGGCAAGGTCTTCACCAGGTTTGCGGCTCATCCCTGAAGCACACAGCCCCTCCACAGCAGGGAGGGTGGTAGAGCTCCTATAAGGCCTACGTTCCAGATGCAACTTCATTCCACAAGTGGGAGCTACCACGGTTAGAGTTTTAATGTGCTAATTACAAACTGCTCTACCTCAAATGCATCTCAGAGTAAACTACCATAACCACTCCCTTCAGTTCAGCTTTTCCTCAGCTGTATTCTACAGTTCACTGCCATCCCCTAGGCCACCAGTAGACACCTGGGGTTCCATGATCAAGGGCGCTTATGAAACACATCTTGACTGCAGAACCCATGACCTGTTACTGTGCTttcatgtatgaatgtgtatgAACCTTTGTAAGCTGAGTTTAGTGAACCATTTAGCCAGAGGACCCTTGAGAACAGAACTGACACTAACACAAAGAGTAAGAGAGCCACCCGAGACACTCAGGCCAAATCAAACAAGTTCCATCTACCAGCAACCTCACACCCCAAGTAAACAATGTGGTAGCCACCagtgccatgctgctgctgctaagtcgcttcagtcatgtctgactctgtgcgagcccatagatggcagcccaccaggctcccccgtccctgggattctccaggcaagaacactggagtgggttgccatttccttctccaatgcatgaaagtgaaaagtgaaagtgaatcgctcggtcgtgtcggactctttgagactcaatggactgcagcctaccaggctcctccgtccatgggattttccaggcaagcgtactggagtgggttgccattgccttctccacaccagCGCCATGTAGCTATGTAAATGCAAACTCCATGAAAACGTAAAACTAGGTTCCTCAGACGCACTGTTCACATTTCAAGTGGGTGTCAGTGGTAGCTACCTTCCCAATGGAtagaaaacatttccatcactgccAAAAATCCTTCTGGATGGAATGGACAGGATTATAGAGAGATCACTAGGTCATTACAGTTAGTTTTCTTCTGTGACTTCTGAGTTAAAACTAtgtatttccaaaaataaaaaaacgaAATTCCTTTGAAGTTCAAATATtctagaattttccacactttggaGACCTCTTTCCCCACAGTAAGCCTAAGTCGCACTAATAAGAGTGTTTACTGAATCTGAATGGacattttctaaaatgcaaagaaaagccTCCACTACAACATGAAGAAAAAGAGGGTTCGTGAGCCTCACCCTAAAAGCCTATCAATCACAGGTTCAGAGAACGACACTATAAACAGAAGATTCTAGAAAAACCACTGACAGACGTACTAACGTTCACCCCAAGACGATGAAGGCTTTTCAAAACCACAGAAAAATGgtcaccttctccagtgggttcCAGCTTTGCTCCCACCAAGAGAAGACTGGACGTGTGTTTCTTAATCACAGGATCTGACCTACCCACGCCCTACCTACCCTGCAGTACTCACCTGTGTGAGTGCGAAGATGAGCCTTGAGGTGGGAACTTTTGAAGTAGGTTTTCCGGCAGCCTGGGAAGTGGCAAACATAGTTTCTCCTTCGGGAAAAGTCTACCTGAGGGGCACAGCTCTGACTGgatgcaatgaacactggagcaGGGGCAAGAGGCAGGAATCTGGTGTTCCCGACAGGCATGTTGCCGGCTGAGCATgtggtgggctgggggagggccccCTGGGGCAGAAGCAGCATCACGGTTCCCTGAGGCACAGACGTTCCCACGAACACAGGCGGGAGTGCAGGAGCTGCGTGGGGCAAGACGGGCTTGACAAGCCCTGCAGACACCTGGGGAGGCGGCTTCAGAACAGCTGGTAACAGGCCACTGGATCCAGTCACAGGGATCATTTGGCAGAGGACGGGGGGACTAGGAATGGGGACGGAGATCAGAGGGGTGGCTTTCCTTGCCAAGTCGTTATCATAATTCTTTGGTGAGCAGGTCTGAATTCCAACGGGCCACCCTGCCTGCTGGCCTTTGTTGGTGGGGATCAGGCCACTGGACTTGTGCAAGCAAGGTTGACAGGACACTGAGTTCATGCTGAGTAAACTGTCTGTGAGGTGCATGTCCTGCAAAGTTTCAACGTGTCCCAGGAACTGTGCTTCTCCTTCTGTGCAAGCTGAAAGTTGGTGTTCTTGAGTCTGGGCCGTGGGACAGGAGTGGTGGGCAGAAGTGGGACTCCCGCCAGCATGGCCAGTGATACCCGTCACCGTGGCCCTGCAGGGAAAGCTGGCAGCTGGCTCCAGCAGCTCTGGTTTCGGACCAGGCAGGCCCCCCTCCGCCGTCCTGTTCAGCACTCTGGCAGCCCCAGCAGAGGCTTGGGGGACCGCCATGACCACAGGGGCTTTAGAAGCAGTTACTTGGGGAGGAACAACTGTCCCAGTCAATGGTTCCAGGAGGTCAGGGCTCTGAGGAGGAGtcatgcacttaaaaaaaaaaaaaaaaagtaccacgTGAAAAGGTTGTTCTGgttaaattttaagaaacttactTTGATCATGTTGTCTCCCCAAGGCCTTTACAAAGAAGTATCTAGAAAAGACTGGTTGAGGTCTGCTCACAGCAGGACCCAGTGGATACAAAGGCTGTATCAGCCGCTCTACTTCCTAGCttcctccccttttcctgccctctcTCAAAGCCATCCATTTGCTCAGTTGTAAGAAAACCAGTGCCATGCTTGGCCTCACACATCTACTGAAATGGACAATTTAAATATTAGGACTACAAATGAGAGATAAAAATTTATGTTCAAGATGAGTGCTTTACATGATAATTTTAGATTctcaaaaaacttttaaaaactctaGTGGAAATCATCACACTTATCCATTAATCACGCATGTATCCTGTGCCTACTGAATGTAAAGTAAAACCTAACAGAATGATCCCTAAAAGGCCATGTTCCAACCAGGGGTTCTGTCTAAACCAAGCCTCTCTTTGTGTAACAGCTCCTCTGCCCCAACAATTCCCACTTATTTTCAGCCTCCGAGTGGAAAATTCCAACGCCAAGTAACTCTGAGAACATGAGGCAGGGCACCTCAACCCAGGTGGGTGGGGGCGTGtgtggggtggtgtgtgtgtgtgtagaaaggcTTGATGGAGAAGTGGTATCTGGGTAGAggtggaggagaaagaaggaaccAGCATAAGCTAAGACCTGTGTCACGTGGACACACATGGAAAGGACAAGAAAGTGGACATGGGGTGACCAGGCATTGGCAGCAGGGCCAGAGGAACTGTGTGGGGAGTGCAGAGCCCAAGGCATTCCGACACTTCACCCTGGGGTCAGACATGTCTGGGTAGCCAGGCCTACTACCTGGACAATCCTCTCTACTACCCACAAGTCCCTTCTCATCCCTCCAAGTTGGTTTTCCACACTCCTTTCAATACAAGCCCCCAGACCAGGACAATCAGATTATAATGTTCAGTTTTGTTGGCAACTGACAGCTCTCAATGTCTCCAAGTTGACAAGCAAGTTTTCTCCAGGAACTTCATAGCTGTAGCAAGTTAAGAAAACCAAAACCAGTGCCTGACTGCACCCAACTCACCCAAGAGAGAAGCTGGCTGCCACAGAGAGGCCAGATTTCAATCCAGCTAACAAAGGCCACCTGGCACCAGAGCCCAGGCCCTCCCCAGCTGCAGCTGCTGGTCCTGCCCTTGGACTGGGGAATCTGGGGGAACCAAAGCTCTGCCCTGCAGTTTCCCAAGGAAATCAGTGCATTTTACTTTTTCCCATCAATCTGCAGGTTTCAGTCGCTGGACATTTTCACCCCGTGGCTACAAACTATGATCAGTTGAAAGCTATTTTCAAGAGCAAAAGGAAGTTTTCACTCTCTGGACCCACACAGGGGGAGGACATGAACTTGCTAGCCAGCATCAGGCAAATCTACCTAAGATATCTTCAGCACATTTAATGAAAGTACTTCAGTCACTGCACAAAttgctcctctccttccctcttacCAGAGTTGATAGAGAATGGAAGTCCTTTGGTAGCTCGGATGGGACCGTGTCCACATGCACTGACGTGGTGACATCCCCTGAGTCAGAGACAGGTGTGAGGGGTCTGATATTCAACAGGTCAGCTTTCTGAGATCTCTGACCCCAGGAGCTCATGCAAACAAGAGCTTCCACAGCTTCCATGTCATTCTGCTCCAAGATGCTGCATGTGGACCTCTCACTGTCATGCCGTTTCCTCTCCAGGATTGACTCACATATGTCCATGATGTCAACCTAAAGGCATAATAGGATGGCTACTCAGTCCCTGGAAACATAGGGAGGTGCACCCTGACAGACAGCATGGGACACACACGGGAGCCCGCTAAGCCCCACGGGCAGCACACAGATGCACTCTAGCTTTCAGGAAGGATGCCCACAGAGCAGCCGAAGACCACCAAGCTCCAAGATAGCATTCTGccaacaggaggaggaggaatgaacTCAGCTGGTCAGTGGCTTCACAGAAAACCCTGATACTTAACAAAGGTTATTAAGTTCCTGTTTTCCGTGGGTAAAATGAATAATAAGACTTATTTCTAGAGGTATGAGTCTGTCTAGTACCTAACTGTCCCCAGCGGAGAAGAAAAGACACCCATGGCTCAGGTCGGCTGAGTTGAGAGCACGGCCCTTCTGAGCCAGCGAAGCCACTAGAGTATCCCCACAGACGCATCTGTGACAACCCTGGGGGATCCACACCAGGCAGGGCATCCATTGCTCAGCAGAGCTTGGGGCAGGAGAGCCCGTGCTGTTTGGCCCGGGTCTCCACAGCCGGGGGCACCAAGTCACTTCTGAGGCCACCAGGCCAGCCAGGGGACGGAAGAAAGTGTAAGATCCGCCACCAGCCCAAGGCCTGAGGGCCTTCCAGCGCAGCACCCTGTCTTTTTAAGCAAGAGAGGGGTGGGAAGCAACTGGAACGGATCTGTTCCCAAAAAAACTTTACATCTACGAAGATACACACttctagtcagttcagtcgctcagtcctgtccgactctttgcgaccccatggactgcagcacaccagacctccctgttcatcaccaactcccggagcttgctcaaactcgtatccatCACACTGGTGAtgtcttccaaccatctcatcctctgtcgtccctttctcctcccgccttcaatctttcccagcatcagggtcttttccaatgagtcagttcttcatatcaggtggccaaaatattggagtttcgaGTCAGTCTGCCTCAATACCCCACCTGTCCCACCCACGTTGCCCTCCACCCGACCCCCAGAACCCAGGTAATGCTGCTGCTTTTTACAAAGGCCGCTCTGGCCCCGCTTCTGCCCGCTGCTCCGGGCCTCCTCGAAAGGAGCTGCGAACTCGGAACTCACAGACGTGGGGACTGCTGCCTGCTTGGCGAGGAGGAACAGGGCGGTGCGGGGCCCCCGAACCTCTCTCTCGGCTCCTCAGCGGCCCGCGCGGATCGACGACTAGGCCCCAGATGCAGCCGGCGAACTCCACGCGACCCTCAGGCCTGGACCGGAGACACCCCGGGGTAGAGGCGCGGCGCCCCGCCCCCCGCGTGCTGCCTTCCCGCCAGCACTTGCCCCGCCCCTGCGTTCCCACAGCCCTCGCCCCGCCTCCACCTTCCCGCCAGCTGTTGCCCCGCCCCCTCGGCCTTCTCAACGCCCGCGGGCCGCGTTCCCACAGTCCCCGCCCCTCCGCCggcgccccgccccccgcagccCTCGCCCCGCCCCCTCGGCCTTTTCGCCGCCCTAGGGCCCCTTTCCCACAGTCCCCGCCCCTTCGATGGCACCCAGCGCCCCCTCGGCCTTTTCCCCACCCCTACCGgcgccccgccccccacacagCCTTTGCCCCGACCCCACCCTCCCGCCAGCTTTTGCCCCGCCCCCTCGGCCTTTTCACCGCCCAAGGGCCGTGTTTCCACAGTCCCCGCCCCTCCGCCGGCCCCCTCAGTCCTCGCCTCGCGTTCCCGCCGGCCGCGCCCCGCCCAACGGCCCCCTCCTCACAGGGCCCGGTGACGTCATGGCTGGAAATAGTCCCGCACCTGGGGGCTGGCAGGGCGGGGCCGCTGCGGCAGCGCCGGACAAAGCTACGCGTGGAGCGGCACGAGGCACACGCCCCCTTCCCGCTCCTCCCGCCGCGGCCTCGCACGGCCACCGCCCCTCCCGGCGGCCGAACCAGCCGGGGTTCCTAGCTGTGcacgcgcggcggcggcggcggcgaggccCGGGGCCCTCCTCCTCTCGCCGGGCCCGCACAAGGCATCGCGTCCCCACCTCGCCCCTCACGCCGATGGGTGGCCACTCACCACGCGCGGCGCGTCGCCCGGGCCCGCGGAGCCCGGCGTGTGCATGATGCCGGTGGCCCGGAGGCAACAAAGCGCCCGCGAGGCAGGAGCTCGGGGGCTCGGCAGCTGCCGCACGTgcgcggcgggcggcggcggcgaccACCCGGAGCACCGGCGGCCAGCGCGCGCCTCCGCCCGCCCGCGCAGCTCTGCCCTAGCGCGGCCCTCGCGGTGCgggtggggcggggccggggccggggctggAGCGGCGCGGGGGCGGAGCGCGGAGGCGAACCAAAACACGCCCCGCCCCTCAGGGGCGGGGCCGCTCGGGCGACAGCCAGTCCGGGCCCGGCCAGTTCGCCGCCGGCCAATCGGCGCCGCGCCGGGCCGCGTGATCAGAGCCTGGCCGCGGCGTGATCGGGCAGGGCGGGACGCGGCACGTGTTTTGGTCGCGGCGACGGGGCGGGGCCTGAGGCCCTGGAAAGTAGGGGAAAGgtcccggcggcggcggcggcggcgggcggcggcgaCTGCCGCCGCTGCGCTGCAATGTGACTGCCACGGCTGTGGCGGCTGGCCGGGCGGCCAGGCCCCGGGAACCGACCGGGCAGCTGGGGCCGGGGGAGTCCCTGAGCCTAAGGAACTGGCTGGGGAGAAGGACTCCGCGTAAaggcggtgggggcggggcacTGCCCACAGCCTGCCAGAGCGCAGGTCCCCACCGAGTGAATCCGCACGGTGGAGGCGGCTCACCTATTGGCCTCTACCCAGATTTTGCTTTCTTGAGCCCCAGGTTACGTTTCCTGCATCTGCTCTTTGCAGCGGATGTCCAGAGCCCAAGCTGATAGACCTGTGTCTGTTGGAcgcgcccccccgccccgcccccgtccccctcccccgccccgcccccgtcccccccccccccgccccgcccccgtccccccccccccccgcccccgttcccccccccccccccgcccccgtccccccccccccccgcccccgtcccCAGGCAGGTCCGGGCTGCAGCTTCCGCTTAGTTGTTCAGGGAGAGTGGGGAATTGAGGGCAAGACGGATGCCCACCCAAAAGTCATCTGGTGAAACCCATTCTCCCCAGACCAGGTGTGAGCATCACTCCCCTCTGGGACGTCTTCAGGCCTGAATGAGAGAGATGCCAAGGACCCCTAGaaaccccccccaaccccgccgcCCCCCTTCGCCTCCGCATCTCCCACCAGCATTTctgtttcctgtgtctctctGGGTGTGGTTTATCCATTCGGCAGCTCAAAGTTCCTAAAGAGCAGGCTGAGTTTATTTGTACCCCACAGCAGCCTGCAGCGAGGCATTAGAGCACCCTTCATCCACTCACGTGACCCATGCTTGCTGAGCTCGGATATGGGTTGGCACAGTTCACGGTCCAGAGGCCACGGTCAGGAAACCTCGACCCTAAAAGCTGAGAGCAggtgaaaggaaaggaaacctgCCCTGTGGGGACTGGCTCCTTGCAAGAGAATCCCTGAGCATAAGGAACAGGCCACCAGAGCGCCAGGCCCTCCTCCTTGTACGGATAAGCAAGCAGATGGGGTCCAGGGCTCTGGCCAGCTTGTTCCTTGTCAGGCCTGCTCTATTGGGCAGTGGGATAATAAGCTGGCCTCCGACTTCTGTCCATTTCATCTTTTTCAGATCATTCCCAGTACCTTTCATGGCCTGtaacttttctgtttctttagttATTTGTTAACTGTCTCTCAACCAGAAGGAACCCTCCTCCCAAGTAGTTAGGGACCTTGTCTGATTCACTGTGAACCTCCGGTGCCTGGTTCACTGCAAACACACAGTAACCATTGgttcaatgagtgaatgaaggTCAACACCATCCCCCACAGGCCCTGCCCCTTGGACATCCTGCGGACACCTCTAATTCAATGTCCTTGAAACCGAGTTTCCATTTTACCCCAGTCTGGATTTCTCACCTCTGGAAGGAAACCCACCAGGTACCTCATCCCTTCATCCAGAAATCTGAGAGTCACCTTTGACCCTTCCCTTCCCTACACTTGCTTCCTTCTGCCAGTTACTTTGTGTTCTTCTTCCTAAATATTCCTAGAACTCTTAACTTCTCTCCATTGCCTACTCCTGCTGTGGTTCAAGCCaccatcttttctccttttctcaccTGAATTATTCCACTGCTTCCCAATGGGTCTCTCTGCCCCATCATCGCTGCAGTCTGCCTCTCATCTCACTGCCAGAATGATCTTCTAGAAGTAGAGATGTTATGAAACCCTCAGTTTGGAATCCAAAGAGCTATGGGACTGAGGCTTATGCCTTAGGTGGGACTCTATGAGTCTGGGTAACCAGGCCCCTGCCAGAGCTTCCTGTACCATTCAAACCAGTTCCCCAAATCCTTTTCCCTCCTGACCCATAGCCCCAGTACAGAGCCCCGTGTCCCCCACACCACATGAAGTCACTCTCTTCTGCTATGTAAGTGGCATTCCCTCTGCGTGGAAcaccccttcccttctccacttTTACTCTCTGACTGCAGTGTGACTCCTCAGTGAAGCCCTTCTTGACCCCTAAGTGCAGGATTTTGGGGTCAGACCTGGATGCAAATGCCAGCTCTGCCAGTGTGGCCAGGCCATGTGGCTGGCTGTGTCGCTGTAGAAGAGGAGGAGGCGGCAGCCCTCTGGAAATCTAGAGTAGCAGCTCCTCTCACCAGCAGCTTAGTTTCTGCTCCCTGGACAGCAGGCTGGCTCAGGGCTCTGCAGGCATAAGGCATTGTCCTTCCTATATGTGTCCATGTGATAGACAGACAGGTCTTGTGCtcgtccctcctcccttctccaccACCTCTACCCAGATACAGCTTTTCCATGAAGCCTTTGTATACACACccgcgcacgtgcacacacacacaccccaagctGAGGTTG is part of the Bos indicus isolate NIAB-ARS_2022 breed Sahiwal x Tharparkar chromosome 11, NIAB-ARS_B.indTharparkar_mat_pri_1.0, whole genome shotgun sequence genome and harbors:
- the KLF11 gene encoding Krueppel-like factor 11 isoform X1, coding for MHTPGSAGPGDAPRVVDIMDICESILERKRHDSERSTCSILEQNDMEAVEALVCMSSWGQRSQKADLLNIRPLTPVSDSGDVTTSVHVDTVPSELPKDFHSLSTLCMTPPQSPDLLEPLTGTVVPPQVTASKAPVVMAVPQASAGAARVLNRTAEGGLPGPKPELLEPAASFPCRATVTGITGHAGGSPTSAHHSCPTAQTQEHQLSACTEGEAQFLGHVETLQDMHLTDSLLSMNSVSCQPCLHKSSGLIPTNKGQQAGWPVGIQTCSPKNYDNDLARKATPLISVPIPSPPVLCQMIPVTGSSGLLPAVLKPPPQVSAGLVKPVLPHAAPALPPVFVGTSVPQGTVMLLLPQGALPQPTTCSAGNMPVGNTRFLPLAPAPVFIASSQSCAPQVDFSRRRNYVCHFPGCRKTYFKSSHLKAHLRTHTGEKPFGCSWDGCNKKFARSDELSRHRRTHTGEKKFVCPVCDRRFMRSDHLTKHARRHMATKRVPGWQAAVGRLNRAASAEDPGSPLEPECAPASA
- the KLF11 gene encoding Krueppel-like factor 11 isoform X2; amino-acid sequence: MDICESILERKRHDSERSTCSILEQNDMEAVEALVCMSSWGQRSQKADLLNIRPLTPVSDSGDVTTSVHVDTVPSELPKDFHSLSTLCMTPPQSPDLLEPLTGTVVPPQVTASKAPVVMAVPQASAGAARVLNRTAEGGLPGPKPELLEPAASFPCRATVTGITGHAGGSPTSAHHSCPTAQTQEHQLSACTEGEAQFLGHVETLQDMHLTDSLLSMNSVSCQPCLHKSSGLIPTNKGQQAGWPVGIQTCSPKNYDNDLARKATPLISVPIPSPPVLCQMIPVTGSSGLLPAVLKPPPQVSAGLVKPVLPHAAPALPPVFVGTSVPQGTVMLLLPQGALPQPTTCSAGNMPVGNTRFLPLAPAPVFIASSQSCAPQVDFSRRRNYVCHFPGCRKTYFKSSHLKAHLRTHTGEKPFGCSWDGCNKKFARSDELSRHRRTHTGEKKFVCPVCDRRFMRSDHLTKHARRHMATKRVPGWQAAVGRLNRAASAEDPGSPLEPECAPASA